TGTCTTCCATTCAACTTACTCCTGGTCAAACCATGAGAAACTTTGATGTGAATTCAAATGCATATCGTATCCTGAAAGAGGATATGGGTATTACGAAGAAATCATTAGTTATCGCTCCTGATGATGAATATTACTATCCGGTTGTTGTTGGTAATACAACAATGGTACCTCTTCGTTATGTAGCTCAAGATTTGGATGCTAAAGTCGAATGGGATAAAGCAAACCGCCAGATTATTGTAACGGATGATCTCAGTGGCAAAAAAATCACATTCAAAATTGGCTCAAATGTAGCTGTCATTGACGGAGTTAAGGTTAAGCTTGAAAGCAAGGTATTCGTGGATGAGTATGGAGACACTTACGTACCTCTTCGTATATTGGTGGAATCCCTACAAGCAACAATAGAAAAGGATAGCGACGGCTATATCTTAATTGATCGTAAATAGTTGCCGTTCCCGTTTTTACCCTTCACATGAAGAAGCCCGGCTCTTTACCGCTTAATCGCGGAAGATCCGGGCTTCTTTTTTGAAATATAAGAAAGTATAATTTATTAGTATACTTTTCTTATATTTCTACGAGAAACGGGTACCGTCCCATTAAGGACGGCAAAGCCGTTTCTTCTTGGTTTATTTACCTTTCTGTCAAATTGACTTGAAGGTTTATGTTATCAGTTGCTTTAGGGGCAATCATAGTCTGTATATAACCTGGAATGAACCCGTCAGTAACTTGATTCCACAACTTGAAACCCGGCATATCCTTGAGGTCTGCAGCACGACTTCCAGCAGTCCCGGCAAAGTAACGTACATTTAGCGCTGACATGGCTTCGGCCATCGATACTTTTTGTTCTTCTGTAAATTCACTTTCTTTTAGACTGTTATAAGCTTTGGTATATGAACCTTTTGCAAAGCTTTTTTCAGCATAAGCTTTGAAGTTCGTTAGATTTGGATCCGAAATTTGATTAGCTTTAGCCCAACCTTCAACATTAACAGGCACCGACTTGTAATTAACTGACCTAGTATTAGGATCAAAGGACATAGCCCCATATTGGTGAGGGTTAACTGCAAAAGCGCTGGTTGCGATATCATAAACGGGATTTAAAGTAGAATCTGCTGATTTCTGGCTAGGGTCTGGATCAAGGCGTATATCTTGCATATGAATGTGTCCTGATAAAGCTAGGTTAAGGCCGTTTTTGCGGAAATTCTTCATGGTTTCCTGGCTGTTATTCAGCTTAAATCCGGAAATAGACATACTGGTATGGTCCAACAGGTTATGATGCAGAACGGTAATAATGGAGGCATGCTCCTTGGCTGCAGACTTCACACACTCGTCTATCCATTTCAAAGTTGATGGAGCCACTCGTCCGTCCGTTTGGGGAAAGCCGAACTTTCGGTTATTCAAGTATTGGCTGCTATCGATCATCAGGAGCCATAAACCAGGAGCGGCTCGTACTGCATAGCTTAGCGTTTCTTTATCACGGAATAGTGCTTCATCATACCCATATTGACCGTACATATCAGCAAACTCTTTATCCGTGATACTATCGATAACGATCTGTTTGTCATCTTTAAAGGCTCTTGCCCAAGGATTGAACAAGTCATGATTCCCCGGAATTACATAAACGGCGGTTCCAGCCTTTTCAATTCGGTGCAGCTTTTTTGTTAATTCTTCGTGACTGCTGCGTTCTCCATTATTCGTTATATCCCCGCTAAGAATGACAAAGTCAGGCTTCTGCTGCTTAATATCGTAAACAAAGGCTTCTGTGATCTCATCTATATAAGGAAGAAGTTTGCCATCTCCTCCGTTAACATAGGTCTGGAAGGCTTGGCCTCCGTCCTGTAGACCTTTATCCAGATAGTGAAGATCTGTTGCCACCCAGAAAGAAACAGCCTTACGATCTCCCATATTCGCTGTTGCTGTCTCTGAGGGATTAGTAGAGTTTATGTTTTTACATCCTGCCAGACCGATACTTGCTGAAAGAATGAGCAGGGAGAGGAGAGGTCTTCCCTTTTTTAAAAGTGATGTTGTCCATAAATCCATTCCGTATACCTTCTTTCATTACATTGGCTGATTCATTATAGCTTAATCAGGTATTAATATATATCGGAATAATAAAATTTGAAGTTAGGGACAATAGTAGTTGGTCAGGCAATGTTATATGGGTTAAAAGAAAGTATCTGAAATTAAATGGAGGTAGTGAATGTATGACGAGTAATTTCTTTGAGGCAGTCAAGGCTAGACGTTCTGTATATGCGATCAGTAAACAATCCCCGGTATCCGATGCCAAAATTCAAGAGATTGTTGAAGAGGCGGTTCTACATAGCCCTACTTCGTTCAACTCCCAAACCTCTAGAGCTGTAGTTCTGTTGGGAGAGAAACATGATAAATTATGGGATATTACCACAGAAACCTTACGTAAAATTGTTCCTGCAGATCAATTTGAAGGCACTGCACAAAAGATGGGTTCATTCAAGAGTGGATACGGAACGGTCTTATTCTTTGAGGATCAAGCGATTTTGAAACAGCTACAGGAAAAGTATGCAGCATATGCTGATAATTTCCCGATCTGGTCGAATCAATCTTCAGGTATGCTTCAATATGTAGTATGGACTGCCTTTGCTGAAGTGAGCCTTGGCGCTTCGCTGCAGCATTATAACCCGTTGATTGACGATGAAGTTAAAGAAACTTGGGGCATTCCCGCCGAATGGAAATTGATTGCTGAGCTTCCGTTCGGTTCAATTGCTGCTGCACCAGGTCCTAAGGAGTTCCAACCCATTGAACAACGTGTAAAAGTATTTAAATAAGCATAAAAAAGAAGGACAGGGCTCCTAGGCCTTGTCCTTCTTTGGTGTAGGGCAATATTATTCTTTTGCTGGCGCTTCGCTGGCAGCTGGTGCATCTGTTGCTGCAGCGTCATCTTTGGGATCCGTAAGGGTATTAGTGATTTTTGCTTTCGCAGTGGTTTCTTCCAACCAGGTAGCGGACATTTCAGAAACTTTTTGTGTAACAAGGGTTTTACGAACTTCTTCCTTTTTCTCTTCAAAAGTAGAAGTATGTGCTTCTTTGCGGTCTGTTACCTTAATGATATGGAAGCCGAATTGGGATTTAACTGCACCGCTGGTTTCCCCAACCTTCAGCTTGAAGGCTGCATCTGCGAAGCTAGGATCCATCGCTTCACGATTGAAGAAATCAAGATCTCCGCCGTTGTCCTTCGAACCTGTATCTGTAGATTTCTCTTGAGCAAGTGCGGCGAAGTCAGCTCCATCCTTAAGTTGTTTCAGGATGGCATCAGCTTCAGCTTGGGTAGCTACGAGTATATGGGAAGCCCGAACCTGTTCTACCGTATCATACGTTGCTTTGTTATCTTCATAATATTTCTTAACTTCATCATCTGTAATCTTTATTTGCGGCTCTAGAATTTTACGCAATTGAACTTGTATAGGCATTTGCTTCTTAAGATCATCAATGGTCATGCCGCTTTGACTAAGCGCAGAATTCAGGGCAGCTTCACCGCCGAATTGAGTCTTGAGATCTTCAATTTCTGCGTTAATATCCGCATCAGTTACTGCAGGCACATTGGCCTTTTTGGCTTCTAGTTCAACGATAGTGGTGGTAATCATTGATTTAAGGGTGTTTTCACCACCGGCCTCAACAAGTTTAGCGTATAACTGATCCTTCGTAATGTTTGTTCCATTTACCGTAGCTACAGCTGATTCGCCGTCTGCTTTTTGGAAGGGAGGTTTAATTAGAACGACAATAAGTGCTGCTGCCAGAATTAGGGAAGCAATCATCCAGCCCTTATTGCTTTTTGGAGAGGATTCAACGATAGCAGGAGCTGAGCCTACTTTACTCATTACGGGAACGCTTTCCTCTATTTCCGCAGCAACAGGAGGTTCCGAGGTGATGACCTCTTCTACCACTGGGCTGGTTTCCTCTGCGAGAGGACCTTCAATTTCGTTATCGGAAGCGTTGTGTTCTTCCGTAGTTCCGTTGTTATCCAGATGTTCATTTTCTTTGTAATCTTTTTTATCCATTAGTGTTAATGACTCCCTTCAATATAGGTGTTGCCTGTCTTTCTACAACTTTATCAGAAAACGTTACATGTTACCTTAAGAAAGTATAAAAAAGCACTTTTTCTTTTTAAGTTTTCATTAAGAAAAGCAAAAAGCCGGAAGATACATGGTTACCCATGTTCTTCCGGCCCTTTGATTACGGGGAAATTACAAGCAATTTAAGAGCTGAGTCGTCCTCTTAAGAGATGACGGATACTTTCCTGTTTCCGTCTCGGGACTCGAACTTGTTTCGCATACAAGCCCATTTCCCCAAAATAAATGCAGTCATCCTCGATGGAGCTGATTTTGTTTAAATTGACATAACAGCCGCCGTTCACATGATAGAAACTTGAATGAGACAGTAAACGATTTAATTGCTCGACAGACATTCTCTTTTTAATGTTATAGTTTCTGCCGTGAAAAATGACTAGGTCGTGGTCTCCGACCTTAAAGAACAGAATGTCCGTTTCCACCTCGAAGTCCTCATATACATTTTTGGCTTCCAGCAGGATGCTACTCATTCATGTTCCCCCTTTATACGGAATAAAAGACTAATGTTAGCGCTTTCATCATAACATATTCCTCTGGGCTTGAGAAGCCTTATTTTTGAAATGTTTTATGACATTTTGTGCGTTGTATTTGTCATAGACGCTAAAAAATTGTAAATTATATTAATGGCTGATGCTTCGGCTGGATGTCGGGGAATGAGTCTGCATTCTTGAAGGAGGAATTAATGAATGAATAAACATGCAAAAATGCTGCTTTTTACAGGCTCCTATTCTGATGCGGCCGATAATGGTATTCAGGTATTTGAATTCAATGTAGAAGCCGGAGGGACACTGAGTCTGCTACATAAAGTAAAAGGACTTACCAACCCGACCTTTGTAGAGGTCGATCCCGTTGGATTGAGATTATATGCTATTGGAGAAAAGCCCAATGGGGAAGGCGGCAAGGAAGGGGAGGTAGCGGCATACGCGATCCATCCGGAGACTGGGGAACTGAGTGAACTGAGTCGCTCAGCAACCATGCCTGCCGGGGGCAAAGGTCAGACGACAACCTGTCATATCTCCCGAGATGTGGAGAGTCAGTACCTGGTAGTATGCAGCTATCATGGTGGAAGCGTCGGTTTGCTCTCACTGGATGATGAAGGGAAGACACGCCGAGTGTGTGATATAGCGGTTCATACAGGTCATGGAACTGATCCTGTTCGTCAGGACCGCCCGCATCCTCACTCTGCGATATTCAGTCCGGATGGACGTTTCATATTCGTTCCTGATCTGGGTCTGGATGTCATTCGATGTTATAGTATTGATCGACTTAATGGGACATGGGTATTTCAAGGGGATATAGCACTTCACCCCGGAGCGGGTCCCCGTCATTTCACCTTTCACCCGGACGGAAGATCTGCTTATGTCATAAATGAAGTAGATTCAACGATTACATCCTTTACCTTTGAGCCTGAATCTGGACTTCTGAATACTATTATGACGGTATCTACATTGCCGGAAGGTTTTATAGGAGACAATATTTGTGCCGAGATTACTTTGTCTATAGATGGACGTTTTGTATATGGGTCAAATCGGGGGATGGACAGTATTGTTGTATACGGTGTTGATGCAGCTACGGCGAAGCTTACATTCATTGAGCATGTATCTACTCGGGGAGGACATCCACGACACTTCACGGTAACACCGGATGGTGGTTATCTCATTGTTGCCAACCGTGATGCTGACAACCTAGTTGTATTCTCATTGGATAGAGATACAGGTCGTCTTACCTTTACAGGAAATACTGCTGAAGTATCCAAACCGGTATGTGTAAAACCGGCATTGTTTAACCTATAGACATAAAAAGAACACCGGATTTCATATCCGGTGTTCTCATTTTGTTGGTATTGTTAAGAAATCGATGGATCAAATTACGAAGTGAAGCAGAGTATAGATAAGATCTAGTCTTACTTCAGAGAGACTGGCTTTAAGGGAACGATAGTGGATACTGCTGATTTGAACAGTACGTTCTGTCTCCCGTCACCCTGACCATGCAGTGTGATGGTAAAGGCATCGTAAGAGGTTACAAGGCCCTGCATTTTGACCCCGTTGGTTGTAAAAATCGTTACCGGTACCTTTGTGGATATGAATTGATTCAACAAACGTTCCTGCAGCTTGAGACTTTCCACTTGGCAGCACTCCATCTCCATGATTTAATTTCTAAGCAAGTATACCACGGGGAAGACTCTCTCAGGAAATAGGTTGATGGTGGAGTACCAAATACTAACCGGGAGGAATTTATGAAGTTCGCAAAATATGGGTTAAGGGGATTTGTACTGTTTATTGTATTTGCTTTGGTTTTTACAGGAATAGCTGTACTGGTGGCGAATAACTGGATAACTCCTCTAGATCACTTCATCATCAAAAATGTGCAATCTGCTGAATCGCCTTTTTTAACCTCTATGGCAAAAGGATTATCATTTGTGGGCTCATCGCAATTGGCTCTTGAGATTGCCGTAATAACCATGGTGCTGCTCATTATCGTAGTAAGACATCGAATGGAGCTTGTATTGTTTCTTTGGGTCGTGGTTCTTGGGTCTCAGATCCTGAATACGTTCCTGAAACTTCAATTCCATCGGGAAAGACCTAGTATTAACCAGTTAATTAAACAGGGGGGATATAGCTTTCCAAGCGGTCATTCCATGACGGCCTTTTCTTTGTACGTCGTTATTGCATATCTGCTATGGCACTCTATAAACTCCAAAGCCGGACGCGGTTTATTGATTGCTGGAACAATACTCCTCACCGTCGGGATCGGGTGGAGCCGTGTTTATCTCGGTGTTCACTATCCCAGTGATGTATTAGGCGGGTACGCTGCCAGCGGAGCTTGGCTTATGCTTTCTATTGGATTCTTGCAGATATATCGCGGATATCAAAACACACCTTCCTGAGAGTTCAGGAAGGTGTGTGAAGTTGTAAATCATTCTATTCGTGAAATTTATCCATATTATTAATTTTAAGCTTTAAAATCGTAGGGAGCTGTTCCTTAAGCTTCTGTGCTTCTAAATCGGTAATACGGCCATCAGTTACGGCTTTATCCATATTCCGACCTGCGGACTCTACTAATTTTTGTACATACTGATCCTCAGTCCAGCCTTTTTTCTCCAAAGCGAGCTGGGAAAGTGTTTTTCCGGCTTTTAGATTCTCAATAAGGGAGGATGGTTCTATTTCCAGCAGTCTGGAAGTCTCCTCTATAATGAAATGCCTGCCGGCACGAACCTTGCCGTCTTTTCCATGGTGGTGCATGTGCCGCTGACTTGATTCCGGAGCAATATGTGATGGAGAGGGGGTTGCCTTCTCAGCACCTGCACTTCCTGTGATTCCAGTTGATGGAGATAGGCAGAATAGAGTTGCTGTTGTTGCCAAGGCAAGGATCTTTGTGATATTCTTACTCATTCTTACACCTCCTCTTTGGTGGGTTATGGGCTGCGCAATATCATTATTCCCAATATGGGAAATTTCAGGCTGACTGAACAAGAAACTTCATTAAGTTCGCAGGCTTCATTCAAGGGTAATAACCTTTATAGAAATTTAGACAGATATCAAATATCGGAGGGATGAAATTGGCTTTTGGCGCCCGCATACTTAAAACGGGAATGGCAGTAACTCTTGCTCTATACTTATCCGCACTGCTTCAATTTCCATCTCCAGTTGGCGCGGCGATTGCGGCTATTTTTGCGATGCAGCCTTCCATTTATCGTTCCTGGCGTTATTTTTTGGATCAGATTCAGACCAGTACCATCGGTGCCGTCATTGCTCTTTTAGGCGGAATGCTCTTGTCTAATGAACCGGTTGTAGTAGGTCTCGTGTGTATACTGGTCATTATGATTAGTATGAAGATGAATCGAGGGGACACTATAGGACTTACGCTTGTCACCGTAATTTCTGTTATGGAAGCCTCCGGGCAGTGGGAATTT
Above is a window of Paenibacillus wynnii DNA encoding:
- a CDS encoding nitroreductase family protein — translated: MTSNFFEAVKARRSVYAISKQSPVSDAKIQEIVEEAVLHSPTSFNSQTSRAVVLLGEKHDKLWDITTETLRKIVPADQFEGTAQKMGSFKSGYGTVLFFEDQAILKQLQEKYAAYADNFPIWSNQSSGMLQYVVWTAFAEVSLGASLQHYNPLIDDEVKETWGIPAEWKLIAELPFGSIAAAPGPKEFQPIEQRVKVFK
- a CDS encoding phosphatase PAP2 family protein encodes the protein MKFAKYGLRGFVLFIVFALVFTGIAVLVANNWITPLDHFIIKNVQSAESPFLTSMAKGLSFVGSSQLALEIAVITMVLLIIVVRHRMELVLFLWVVVLGSQILNTFLKLQFHRERPSINQLIKQGGYSFPSGHSMTAFSLYVVIAYLLWHSINSKAGRGLLIAGTILLTVGIGWSRVYLGVHYPSDVLGGYAASGAWLMLSIGFLQIYRGYQNTPS
- a CDS encoding peptidylprolyl isomerase; translation: MDKKDYKENEHLDNNGTTEEHNASDNEIEGPLAEETSPVVEEVITSEPPVAAEIEESVPVMSKVGSAPAIVESSPKSNKGWMIASLILAAALIVVLIKPPFQKADGESAVATVNGTNITKDQLYAKLVEAGGENTLKSMITTTIVELEAKKANVPAVTDADINAEIEDLKTQFGGEAALNSALSQSGMTIDDLKKQMPIQVQLRKILEPQIKITDDEVKKYYEDNKATYDTVEQVRASHILVATQAEADAILKQLKDGADFAALAQEKSTDTGSKDNGGDLDFFNREAMDPSFADAAFKLKVGETSGAVKSQFGFHIIKVTDRKEAHTSTFEEKKEEVRKTLVTQKVSEMSATWLEETTAKAKITNTLTDPKDDAAATDAPAASEAPAKE
- a CDS encoding LytTR family transcriptional regulator DNA-binding domain-containing protein, with amino-acid sequence MSSILLEAKNVYEDFEVETDILFFKVGDHDLVIFHGRNYNIKKRMSVEQLNRLLSHSSFYHVNGGCYVNLNKISSIEDDCIYFGEMGLYAKQVRVPRRKQESIRHLLRGRLSS
- a CDS encoding metallophosphoesterase, which translates into the protein MDLWTTSLLKKGRPLLSLLILSASIGLAGCKNINSTNPSETATANMGDRKAVSFWVATDLHYLDKGLQDGGQAFQTYVNGGDGKLLPYIDEITEAFVYDIKQQKPDFVILSGDITNNGERSSHEELTKKLHRIEKAGTAVYVIPGNHDLFNPWARAFKDDKQIVIDSITDKEFADMYGQYGYDEALFRDKETLSYAVRAAPGLWLLMIDSSQYLNNRKFGFPQTDGRVAPSTLKWIDECVKSAAKEHASIITVLHHNLLDHTSMSISGFKLNNSQETMKNFRKNGLNLALSGHIHMQDIRLDPDPSQKSADSTLNPVYDIATSAFAVNPHQYGAMSFDPNTRSVNYKSVPVNVEGWAKANQISDPNLTNFKAYAEKSFAKGSYTKAYNSLKESEFTEEQKVSMAEAMSALNVRYFAGTAGSRAADLKDMPGFKLWNQVTDGFIPGYIQTMIAPKATDNINLQVNLTER
- the hfq gene encoding RNA chaperone Hfq, whose translation is MESLKLQERLLNQFISTKVPVTIFTTNGVKMQGLVTSYDAFTITLHGQGDGRQNVLFKSAVSTIVPLKPVSLK
- a CDS encoding lactonase family protein, coding for MNKHAKMLLFTGSYSDAADNGIQVFEFNVEAGGTLSLLHKVKGLTNPTFVEVDPVGLRLYAIGEKPNGEGGKEGEVAAYAIHPETGELSELSRSATMPAGGKGQTTTCHISRDVESQYLVVCSYHGGSVGLLSLDDEGKTRRVCDIAVHTGHGTDPVRQDRPHPHSAIFSPDGRFIFVPDLGLDVIRCYSIDRLNGTWVFQGDIALHPGAGPRHFTFHPDGRSAYVINEVDSTITSFTFEPESGLLNTIMTVSTLPEGFIGDNICAEITLSIDGRFVYGSNRGMDSIVVYGVDAATAKLTFIEHVSTRGGHPRHFTVTPDGGYLIVANRDADNLVVFSLDRDTGRLTFTGNTAEVSKPVCVKPALFNL